GAGCTCCTTAATCTTCTCCTCCGGAATTTCCGGTTTCTCCGCGTGGTGGTGTCCTTGAACTGGTTTCGGTGCCGAGATGTGGGAAACCGAAAAGGTCAGCCCGGTTGGAGTTTCTTCCTTCTTCTTTCCGTTCGTGCCGTTGAGTATCGCCTCGACGTTGATGAACTTGGCCAGCCAGGGTTCCGCTTCTACAACAGCTTTCAGCTTCTCAACCGCGTACCTGCTCGGCTTGGCCGGAACGCGCTTTCTCTTCTCGCCTTCAACGCTGTAGACCTGAACCGAGAGCGAGCCGTCGCGGTAGACGGTTATCCCCTTACAGCCGAGCTTGTAGGCGAGCAGATAAGCAGCTTTAACGTCCTCAACGGTCGCGTCGTTCGGCATGTTTATCGTCTTGCTCGCGCTGTCGGTTAGCCAGAGCTGTATGTTCGCCTGAGCGAGAATGTGGTCGAGCCAGTGGACGTCCATCGAGGTGACGAAAACCCTCTGCACATCCTCAGGAATTTCTTCCAGTCCCTGGACGGAGCCGTAGTTGTCACTTATCTTCTTGAGGAGTTGCTCGCTCCAGAGACCGCGCTTCTTAAGTTCGGCCTCAAAAACAGGGTCAACGTAGTAGAACTCCCCTACTGTCACGCTCTTCTTGTAAACGAGGGCAAATATCGGCTCGATTCCGCTGGAGGTGTCGGCTATCATTGAAACCGAGCCTGTCGGCGGGCAGGTGGTGACCATACCGTTTCTAACGCCGTATTTCTTGATTTCCTCGACGAGCTCGTCCCAGGGCAGGTTCCATATCTCCCTGTGGTAGAAGCCCTCAACCGGTAGCTCACTGTCTTTGTATCTGCTCTTCTCGTAGAGTGGGAAGGTTCCGCGCCTCTTCGCGGTCTCAACGCTGTACTTGTAGGCGTAGAACGTCAGGTACTCTGTGGCCTTCCTCATGAATGCGAAGCCTTCCTCGCTGTTGTAGGGAATGCCCAGCTTGAAGAGGGCATCCGCCAGACCCATCATTCCGACACCTATTCTCCTCGTGAGCTTGGTGTTGTGGTCTATC
Above is a genomic segment from Thermococcus sp. containing:
- a CDS encoding adenosylcobalamin-dependent ribonucleoside-diphosphate reductase — protein: PDIEKFIHAKERNTGTNVLSNFNISVGIWEDFWEALKEGKRYPLVNPRTGEKVKEIDPKSLFEELAFMAWSKADPGVIFFDVINRRNVLEPAKGEKIRATNPCGEEPLYEYESCNLASINLAKFVKYDDEGNPYFDWDEYAYVIQKVAKYLDNAIDVNRFPLPEIDHNTKLTRRIGVGMMGLADALFKLGIPYNSEEGFAFMRKATEYLTFYAYKYSVETAKRRGTFPLYEKSRYKDSELPVEGFYHREIWNLPWDELVEEIKKYGVRNGMVTTCPPTGSVSMIADTSSGIEPIFALVYKKSVTVGEFYYVDPVFEAELKKRGLWSEQLLKKISDNYGSVQGLEEIPEDVQRVFVTSMDVHWLDHILAQANIQLWLTDSASKTINMPNDATVEDVKAAYLLAYKLGCKGITVYRDGSLSVQVYSVEGEKRKRVPAKPSRYAVEKLKAVVEAEPWLAKFINVEAILNGTNGKKKEETPTGLTFSVSHISAPKPVQGHHHAEKPEIPEEKIKELLGVAYCPVCYEKDGELVELRMESGCATCPRCGWSKCVIS